The bacterium genome has a segment encoding these proteins:
- a CDS encoding nucleotidyltransferase domain-containing protein, with protein sequence MFSLTDCISREELKIFCHKNHIKKLMLFGSALRDELKPNSDIDIIVEFNKKHTPGLMGFAGMEIELTEMIGRKIDLRTPAELSRYFREDVLSKARVEYALA encoded by the coding sequence ATGTTTAGTTTAACAGATTGTATATCAAGAGAAGAACTCAAAATTTTTTGTCATAAGAACCATATAAAAAAGTTGATGCTTTTTGGATCCGCTCTACGCGATGAACTGAAACCGAATAGTGATATTGATATTATTGTTGAATTTAATAAAAAACATACTCCAGGTTTAATGGGTTTTGCCGGAATGGAAATCGAATTAACAGAAATGATAGGCAGAAAGATTGATTTGCGAACCCCAGCAGAACTAAGTCGTTATTTCAGAGAAGATGTTTTATCAAAAGCGAGAGTAGAATATGCCTTGGCTTGA
- a CDS encoding site-specific DNA-methyltransferase: protein MDGKSLNITEEKLKKLKKLIPEAFTEGKIDWEKLKAALGDDIEFKNERYVLNWAGKSDAFRVLQSPTTATLVPDEKESINFNNTENVFIEGENLEVLKVLQKSYFGKIKMIYIDPPYNTGNDNFIYPDKFSETREEYLERIGDKDETGYMTREGLFRKNSKDSGHYHSNWLSMMYPRLFLARNLLRDDGVIFVSIDDNEVHNLRMMMNEVFGEENFVSALKWKKKKQPSYMSTHVAEIVEYILIFAKNKNSLEKLSIETRSDFNTRLDNAGNKISERCIKKGIRVKLPDDITIIKAGVYKIRTMEIKYLNDVKIKNGRTINDIKIKARFRNNQEQVSMFVEKDCLFITSNYGLRRDLLPEEKEMRKSIKDLLLDWGDNQDSDTEIKSIFTEGNIFNYPKPTKLIKNLIGSIFTENDIILDFFSGSATTAHAVLDLNKEDGGNRKFILVQLPEKCDEKSEAYKAGYKTIAEIGKERIRRVIKKIEKEQKGELDLDGKAGKQDLGFKVFKLQKSNFKIWRQDIKTEEELQKQLQIHIDPLDENTKMDNILYELLLKSGVPLTAKITRTNGVYLVNNGEIALILEKVDKAIIKKVIAEKPNKIITLDRLFKNNDQLKTNTALQMKDAEIGFKVV from the coding sequence ATGGATGGAAAATCGCTGAATATTACTGAAGAAAAACTCAAAAAGCTAAAAAAACTAATCCCCGAAGCATTTACTGAAGGAAAAATTGACTGGGAAAAGCTCAAGGCTGCTTTAGGCGATGACATTGAATTTAAAAATGAGCGTTATGTGCTTAACTGGGCGGGCAAGTCCGACGCTTTTCGCGTTTTACAGTCGCCGACTACGGCAACCCTTGTGCCGGACGAAAAAGAATCAATTAATTTCAATAATACGGAAAATGTTTTTATTGAAGGTGAAAACCTTGAAGTCCTGAAAGTCCTGCAAAAATCTTATTTTGGTAAAATCAAGATGATCTATATTGACCCGCCGTATAACACAGGCAACGATAATTTTATCTATCCCGATAAATTCTCAGAAACCAGAGAGGAATATTTGGAAAGAATCGGGGATAAGGATGAAACAGGTTATATGACCCGTGAGGGATTGTTCAGAAAAAACAGCAAGGACAGCGGCCATTATCATTCCAATTGGCTTTCTATGATGTATCCGAGGCTGTTTTTGGCAAGAAATTTACTGCGGGATGACGGGGTGATATTTGTAAGTATTGACGATAACGAAGTGCATAATTTGCGAATGATGATGAACGAGGTTTTTGGAGAAGAGAATTTTGTTTCTGCTTTAAAATGGAAAAAGAAAAAGCAACCTTCTTATATGAGCACACATGTTGCTGAAATAGTAGAATACATTTTAATATTTGCGAAAAATAAAAATTCTTTAGAAAAATTATCAATAGAAACAAGAAGCGATTTTAATACAAGACTTGACAATGCTGGGAATAAAATTAGTGAACGTTGTATTAAGAAAGGAATAAGAGTTAAACTTCCTGATGATATAACTATAATTAAAGCAGGAGTGTATAAAATTCGGACAATGGAAATTAAATATTTAAATGACGTAAAAATTAAGAATGGTAGGACTATAAATGATATAAAAATTAAAGCAAGATTTAGAAACAATCAGGAACAAGTAAGTATGTTTGTTGAAAAAGATTGTTTATTTATAACATCAAATTATGGTCTAAGAAGAGATTTGTTACCTGAAGAAAAAGAAATGCGAAAATCTATAAAAGATTTATTACTAGATTGGGGAGATAATCAAGATAGTGATACAGAAATTAAATCAATATTTACTGAAGGTAATATATTTAATTACCCGAAACCTACCAAACTCATTAAGAATTTGATTGGCTCAATATTCACCGAAAACGATATTATTCTTGACTTTTTCTCCGGTTCAGCGACCACCGCTCACGCTGTTCTTGACCTCAATAAAGAAGACGGAGGTAACCGTAAGTTTATTCTCGTTCAGCTTCCTGAAAAATGCGACGAGAAGAGCGAAGCGTATAAAGCAGGATATAAAACAATTGCTGAAATCGGGAAGGAGCGAATACGCAGAGTTATAAAGAAGATTGAGAAAGAACAGAAAGGTGAACTGGATTTAGACGGCAAAGCAGGTAAACAGGATTTAGGATTCAAAGTATTCAAATTACAGAAGTCCAATTTCAAAATCTGGCGGCAGGATATTAAAACAGAAGAAGAACTGCAAAAACAGCTGCAAATTCATATTGACCCATTGGATGAGAATACAAAAATGGATAACATTTTATATGAGCTGCTTCTTAAATCAGGCGTTCCGCTTACCGCAAAGATAACCCGCACTAATGGGGTTTATCTTGTAAATAACGGTGAGATTGCTTTAATTCTTGAAAAGGTTGACAAAGCTATAATAAAAAAAGTTATTGCTGAAAAACCAAATAAAATTATAACTCTCGACCGTCTTTTCAAAAACAACGACCAGTTAAAAACCAATACCGCATTACAGATGAAAGATGCGGAGATTGGATTTAAGGTGGTGTAA
- a CDS encoding Fic family protein — protein sequence MQPFIPHELPIENLNWRGLVPLIGKANAAIARYDGLLQSLINPSVLLSPLTINEAVLSSRIEGTQASLEEVLEHDAGIEKDKSPSMNKDIKEIGNYRRVLRIAEDELKHRNISLNFIKSLHAALLDSVRGKDKEPGEFRKDQNWIGKRGTPIEQARFIPPSPIILPEHLEKWERFLAQNGYADPLVQLAIVHAQFEILHPFKDGNGRIGRLLIPLFLYIKKCLDRPMFYLSEYLETHRDEYYDGLLAITEENSWQNWVEYFLQAIVIQSDTNISKAKEILSLYEKQKVKFIDITHSQYAVPALDAFFNSPVINSAYFIKSSGIPNKITGNNLLRKLVKSGLIGILRKGRGRMPTVYVLPDLINITEGKKVL from the coding sequence ATGCAGCCATTTATTCCTCACGAATTGCCAATAGAAAATTTAAACTGGCGAGGACTAGTTCCGTTGATTGGAAAAGCCAATGCAGCCATAGCCCGTTATGATGGATTATTACAAAGTTTAATAAATCCTAGTGTTCTTCTATCTCCTCTTACAATTAATGAGGCGGTTTTATCATCACGAATTGAAGGGACGCAGGCTTCTTTAGAGGAAGTTCTTGAGCATGATGCAGGAATCGAGAAGGACAAATCTCCTTCAATGAATAAAGATATAAAAGAGATTGGTAATTATAGACGGGTTTTACGAATTGCAGAAGATGAATTAAAACACAGGAATATCAGTCTCAACTTCATTAAAAGCCTTCATGCTGCTTTATTGGACAGCGTTCGGGGAAAAGACAAAGAACCGGGCGAATTTAGAAAAGATCAAAACTGGATAGGTAAACGTGGTACTCCAATTGAGCAGGCTCGTTTTATCCCTCCTTCTCCAATCATTCTGCCTGAACACTTGGAAAAATGGGAGAGATTTCTTGCTCAGAATGGCTATGCAGACCCATTGGTTCAACTTGCCATTGTCCATGCCCAGTTTGAAATATTACATCCTTTTAAGGACGGAAACGGAAGAATTGGAAGACTGCTGATACCTCTCTTTCTTTATATAAAAAAATGTCTTGATAGACCCATGTTTTATCTAAGTGAATATCTGGAAACACACAGAGATGAATATTACGATGGTTTACTTGCGATCACCGAAGAAAACAGCTGGCAGAATTGGGTTGAGTATTTTCTGCAAGCTATTGTAATACAATCTGATACGAATATATCTAAGGCAAAAGAAATTCTGAGCCTATATGAAAAACAAAAAGTGAAATTTATAGATATAACTCATTCTCAGTATGCCGTCCCTGCTCTGGACGCGTTTTTTAATTCGCCTGTAATAAACTCAGCCTATTTCATTAAATCATCAGGCATTCCTAATAAAATTACAGGGAATAACTTATTAAGGAAATTGGTAAAATCAGGCTTAATCGGTATTTTGAGAAAAGGAAGAGGCAGAATGCCCACTGTTTATGTTTTGCCGGATTTAATCAATATTACGGAAGGAAAAAAGGTTTTATGA
- the leuD gene encoding 3-isopropylmalate dehydratase small subunit, which produces MNFKGKTWKYGDNVNTDEIIPARYLNTSDPKELAKHCMEDIYTSFAKCVKKGDIIVAQENFGCGSSREHAPISIKEAGVSCIIANSFARIFYRNAINIGLPILECKEAVKDADKGDILEVDLSAGTISNLTKNKFYKSSPFPKFIQDLISAGGLMKWVSKSI; this is translated from the coding sequence ATGAACTTTAAAGGAAAGACCTGGAAATACGGAGACAATGTAAATACAGATGAGATCATTCCTGCAAGATACCTTAATACTTCTGACCCAAAAGAACTGGCAAAACACTGCATGGAGGATATATACACCTCTTTTGCTAAGTGTGTTAAGAAAGGCGATATTATTGTTGCTCAGGAGAATTTTGGCTGCGGTTCATCAAGGGAACATGCGCCAATATCTATAAAGGAAGCAGGAGTTTCATGTATCATAGCAAATTCGTTCGCAAGGATATTCTACCGTAATGCAATAAATATTGGTCTGCCAATTCTTGAATGTAAGGAAGCAGTCAAGGATGCAGATAAGGGAGATATTCTGGAAGTTGACTTATCAGCAGGCACTATATCCAATCTTACAAAGAACAAGTTCTACAAATCCAGCCCGTTTCCCAAATTTATTCAGGACCTGATATCTGCAGGTGGTTTAATGAAGTGGGTCAGTAAGTCAATATAG
- a CDS encoding glycosyltransferase family 4 protein, which yields MNILHINTECGWRGGEVQMTYLMNGLRDRNHENVVSVQPNSVLVRKVINNNFRVCPVVMRGELDFKAIRGICRVITDERIDIVHAHTSHAHTIGAVAAKIKKIPFVVTRRVDFGVARNVFSNIKYNYLTNKIIAISNAIKNILINAGVPQDKINVVYSGIDIGKFDSISDTQYLCEEFSLSEDSPIVGTIAHLTDHKGHKYLLNAVPEVLKIFPNALFLIIGKGELEEALKKQVKELDITENVIFTGFRKDIGELLSIMDLFVLPSHLEGLCTSLMDAMLMKLPAVATTAGGIPEVVVDKETGVLVPPKNPKALADAIIQLLSNKEEAKEMGERGLERVKTMFNVSRMVEETEKVYMRLYEHITK from the coding sequence TTGAATATTCTTCATATAAATACAGAATGTGGCTGGAGGGGCGGGGAAGTTCAGATGACGTATCTTATGAATGGCTTAAGAGACAGGAATCACGAAAATGTTGTATCTGTTCAACCAAATAGCGTGTTAGTAAGAAAGGTTATTAACAATAATTTCAGAGTGTGTCCTGTAGTAATGCGGGGAGAATTGGATTTTAAGGCTATTAGAGGTATCTGCAGAGTAATAACCGATGAACGAATAGATATTGTTCATGCGCATACATCTCATGCACACACAATTGGAGCAGTTGCTGCAAAGATAAAGAAGATTCCTTTTGTTGTCACGCGCAGGGTTGATTTTGGGGTTGCACGTAATGTTTTTTCAAACATAAAGTATAATTATCTCACAAATAAGATAATTGCAATATCCAATGCAATTAAAAATATACTGATAAATGCAGGTGTTCCTCAGGACAAAATAAATGTTGTTTACAGTGGAATAGATATAGGAAAATTCGACAGTATAAGTGATACTCAGTATTTATGCGAAGAGTTTAGTTTATCAGAGGATTCACCGATTGTTGGGACAATTGCGCATCTGACAGATCACAAGGGGCATAAATATCTACTTAATGCTGTTCCTGAGGTGTTAAAAATATTTCCAAATGCGCTTTTTCTCATTATTGGCAAAGGAGAGTTGGAAGAAGCCTTAAAAAAACAGGTTAAGGAATTAGATATCACAGAAAATGTAATCTTTACTGGGTTTCGAAAAGATATTGGTGAATTATTATCAATAATGGACCTTTTTGTTCTCCCTTCTCATCTTGAAGGATTATGCACTTCTCTTATGGATGCGATGCTAATGAAGCTGCCAGCTGTTGCGACAACAGCTGGCGGAATACCAGAAGTTGTTGTGGACAAAGAAACAGGTGTTCTTGTCCCGCCTAAGAATCCAAAAGCGCTGGCAGATGCTATTATACAGTTGCTATCTAATAAGGAAGAGGCAAAGGAAATGGGGGAGAGGGGACTGGAGCGAGTAAAAACAATGTTTAACGTGTCCAGAATGGTTGAAGAAACAGAGAAGGTATATATGAGGTTATATGAACATATCACGAAATAG
- the cobU gene encoding bifunctional adenosylcobinamide kinase/adenosylcobinamide-phosphate guanylyltransferase, with protein MAKIIFITGGARSGKSSFAEKLASALGKDVLFLATAEALDKEMADRIKKHKSKRSSTWKTVEETININILNKFKNFEGAVILDCITLWLSNMMHKFGIEGAEARILGDIRTLLKTVKTSKFTLIVVSNELGLGIVPESRLGREFRDIAGRCNQLIASIADEVYFMISGIELKIKG; from the coding sequence ATGGCTAAAATAATCTTCATTACAGGCGGGGCAAGGAGTGGAAAAAGCTCTTTTGCAGAGAAATTAGCATCAGCACTTGGAAAGGATGTTCTTTTTCTGGCTACTGCAGAAGCACTGGATAAAGAGATGGCAGACAGAATCAAGAAGCATAAATCAAAGAGAAGCAGCACATGGAAGACAGTTGAAGAGACGATAAATATTAACATTTTAAACAAATTTAAAAACTTTGAGGGTGCTGTTATTCTGGATTGCATCACATTGTGGCTGTCTAATATGATGCATAAATTCGGTATTGAAGGGGCGGAAGCCCGCATTCTTGGGGATATTCGGACACTATTAAAAACAGTAAAAACTTCCAAATTTACACTTATTGTGGTGAGTAATGAGTTAGGACTGGGCATAGTTCCTGAAAGTAGATTAGGACGCGAATTCAGAGATATTGCTGGAAGATGCAACCAACTCATTGCAAGCATAGCAGATGAAGTTTATTTTATGATTTCAGGCATAGAACTAAAAATAAAAGGATAA
- a CDS encoding tetratricopeptide repeat protein, with the protein MLEKYNIIDFASFKNSKNNAQELVYDAWETQSRRKRISLAKKALKIDPLCTDAFNILAEDEADTIEDECQYFKAGIEAFEKKYGKGYFNKNKGYFWGLIETRPYMRACAGLAECLWKMNKKEKAIELYKKMLRLNPNDNQGIRYNLLCWLYLEDRDDELKKLLKKYGEYSTFFLYTSALYLFKTKDKRALRQLKRAYKSNPFIVSYITGENKLPKRIPGYYSTGSKEEAIIYVSDNKKCWQKTYNAIVWIKESI; encoded by the coding sequence ATGTTAGAAAAATACAATATTATTGATTTTGCGTCTTTTAAAAATAGCAAGAATAATGCTCAAGAGCTTGTATATGACGCGTGGGAGACTCAATCTAGGAGAAAGAGGATATCTCTAGCAAAGAAAGCTCTTAAAATAGATCCATTGTGTACAGATGCATTTAATATATTAGCTGAAGATGAAGCAGATACAATTGAAGATGAATGTCAATATTTTAAGGCAGGAATAGAAGCCTTTGAGAAAAAATACGGGAAAGGATATTTCAATAAAAATAAAGGGTATTTTTGGGGGTTGATTGAAACAAGACCGTATATGCGTGCTTGTGCCGGACTTGCTGAATGTTTGTGGAAAATGAATAAGAAAGAAAAAGCGATTGAGCTTTATAAAAAAATGTTAAGGCTAAATCCTAATGATAATCAGGGAATTCGTTATAACTTATTATGCTGGCTATACTTAGAAGATAGGGATGATGAGTTGAAGAAACTATTGAAGAAATATGGAGAATATTCAACATTTTTTCTATATACTTCGGCATTATATTTATTTAAGACGAAGGATAAAAGAGCATTAAGGCAACTTAAGAGGGCATATAAAAGCAATCCTTTTATAGTATCGTATATTACAGGAGAAAACAAATTACCCAAAAGGATTCCAGGCTACTATTCGACAGGAAGTAAAGAAGAAGCAATTATTTATGTATCTGATAATAAAAAATGCTGGCAAAAAACATATAATGCAATAGTATGGATTAAAGAAAGCATATAA
- a CDS encoding DEAD/DEAH box helicase family protein, with the protein MKLHFDPNQQFQLDAINSTVGIFEGQPLNTGDFSFSIESERFLSPDGGIGNRLTIADEQILKNIRAMQEKNEIPVSNKLDGMHFSVEMETGTGKTYVYLRTIYELNRKYGFKKFVIVVPSIAIREGVLKNLEITFEHFQSLYDKVPVNFVVYDSRRVSSLRNFAISNTIQILVINIDSFAKDENIINKPNDKLTGKRPIEFIQATNPFVIVDEPQNMETDIRKRAIENLNPLCTLRYSATHINRYNMVYSLDPVKAYDLGLVKQIEVDSVVTENDFNEAYVSLKKTSATKTKTSAKISIDVNTKDGVKRKAVTAKVGDDLYELSCKREIYKDGYIVNGIDVAEDFVELSNGETIFTGDTLGGFSDEVMKTQLRKTVEEHLFKGKRLKDRGIKVLSLIFIDRVANYRDYDNDGKPVKGKFAKWFEEIYREISGKPVFKGAIPFDVEEIHNGYFSVDKKGRWKDTIGNTLADNDTFKLIMKNKEQLLDLNEPLQFIFSHSALREGWDNPNVFQICTLNETKSELKKRQEIGRGLRLSVNQEGVRIQDRNINRLTVVANEAYEDFAKQLQTEIEEDCGVSFKGRIKNKQKRATVKYRKGFALDDKFKEIWGRIKNKTTYSVHYETQELIREAAKAVKEMPAVKKAIIKTSKTVLEFDDAGIVAEPKASYISSIDGIFEIPDLLSYIQERTELTRSTILGILVGSGRIGDVLVNPQYFLDNSIRAISEVLKNLMIDGIKYEKIGSKEYEMRLFEDYEIHINDLTFKISKEDKTIYSKLVALDSNVEYEFAKECENRDDIEFYFKLPFWFKIKTPIGSYNPDWALIKKNEKTVYFVAETKSAGQELRITEKQKIKCGYAHFNEFEDVKYRQVATVGELD; encoded by the coding sequence ATGAAACTCCACTTCGACCCCAACCAGCAGTTCCAGCTTGACGCTATCAATTCTACTGTCGGAATATTTGAGGGACAGCCGTTAAATACAGGCGATTTCAGCTTCAGCATTGAAAGCGAGAGGTTTTTATCGCCGGACGGCGGCATAGGTAACCGGCTTACAATCGCAGATGAGCAAATATTGAAAAATATTCGGGCGATGCAGGAGAAAAACGAAATTCCGGTATCAAATAAACTTGACGGAATGCATTTTTCCGTTGAAATGGAAACAGGGACAGGCAAAACCTATGTGTATCTCAGAACGATTTATGAATTAAACAGGAAATATGGTTTTAAAAAGTTTGTTATTGTTGTTCCTTCGATTGCAATCCGTGAAGGCGTACTGAAAAATCTTGAAATTACCTTTGAACATTTTCAAAGCTTATATGATAAGGTTCCCGTAAACTTCGTGGTGTATGATTCAAGACGGGTTTCAAGTTTAAGGAATTTTGCAATCAGCAATACAATTCAGATTCTCGTTATCAATATTGATTCCTTTGCGAAAGATGAAAATATAATCAACAAACCGAATGATAAATTGACGGGTAAGCGCCCGATTGAATTCATACAGGCGACAAACCCGTTTGTAATAGTGGATGAACCGCAGAATATGGAAACTGATATAAGAAAAAGAGCCATTGAAAATCTGAATCCGCTTTGCACATTGCGTTACTCAGCTACACACATAAACCGCTATAACATGGTTTACAGCCTTGACCCGGTAAAAGCTTACGACCTCGGGTTGGTTAAACAGATAGAGGTTGACTCAGTTGTTACTGAAAATGATTTTAATGAGGCTTATGTTTCTCTGAAAAAAACGAGCGCGACCAAAACAAAAACCTCCGCAAAAATAAGCATTGATGTGAATACAAAGGACGGCGTGAAAAGAAAAGCCGTTACTGCAAAAGTCGGCGACGATTTATACGAGCTTTCCTGTAAAAGGGAAATATATAAAGACGGGTATATCGTAAACGGAATTGACGTCGCAGAAGATTTTGTTGAACTTTCAAACGGCGAAACGATATTTACGGGCGATACTCTGGGAGGTTTTAGTGATGAGGTTATGAAAACTCAATTACGAAAGACTGTAGAGGAACATTTATTCAAAGGAAAAAGATTAAAGGACAGGGGTATAAAAGTACTCTCCTTAATTTTTATCGACAGAGTTGCCAATTACCGCGATTATGACAATGACGGGAAGCCCGTTAAAGGCAAATTTGCAAAATGGTTTGAAGAAATTTACAGGGAAATCTCAGGCAAACCGGTATTTAAAGGTGCAATTCCCTTTGATGTGGAAGAAATCCATAACGGATATTTCTCAGTTGATAAGAAAGGCAGATGGAAAGATACAATTGGTAATACTCTGGCTGATAACGATACTTTCAAACTTATTATGAAAAACAAAGAGCAGCTGCTGGATCTTAATGAGCCCCTGCAATTTATATTCAGCCATTCAGCTTTAAGGGAAGGGTGGGATAATCCGAATGTTTTTCAGATTTGCACTCTGAATGAAACGAAGTCCGAACTTAAAAAAAGGCAGGAAATAGGCAGAGGATTAAGACTTTCCGTCAATCAGGAAGGTGTTAGAATTCAAGATAGAAATATTAACCGTCTGACTGTTGTAGCAAATGAAGCTTATGAGGACTTTGCAAAGCAGCTTCAAACCGAGATTGAAGAAGATTGCGGAGTTTCGTTTAAAGGACGAATTAAGAATAAACAAAAAAGAGCAACGGTCAAATACCGCAAAGGTTTTGCTTTGGATGATAAATTTAAAGAAATCTGGGGCAGAATTAAAAATAAGACTACATACAGCGTACACTATGAAACGCAGGAATTAATTCGGGAAGCTGCAAAAGCCGTTAAGGAAATGCCCGCTGTAAAAAAAGCGATAATTAAAACATCAAAAACTGTATTGGAATTTGATGATGCCGGCATTGTGGCTGAACCAAAGGCATCTTATATTAGTTCGATTGACGGAATTTTCGAGATACCTGATTTATTGTCATATATCCAGGAAAGAACCGAGTTGACCCGTTCTACGATACTGGGAATTCTTGTCGGATCCGGAAGAATAGGCGATGTGTTAGTTAATCCGCAGTATTTTCTTGATAATTCAATCAGGGCTATAAGTGAGGTGCTTAAAAATTTAATGATTGACGGCATTAAATATGAAAAAATCGGCTCAAAAGAATATGAAATGAGGCTGTTTGAGGATTACGAAATACATATCAATGATTTAACCTTTAAAATATCAAAAGAAGATAAGACGATTTACAGTAAGCTGGTAGCGCTTGATTCAAATGTGGAATACGAGTTTGCAAAAGAGTGTGAAAACAGGGATGATATTGAATTCTATTTTAAACTGCCGTTCTGGTTTAAAATTAAAACACCTATCGGAAGTTATAACCCCGACTGGGCGTTAATAAAGAAGAATGAAAAAACGGTTTATTTTGTGGCTGAAACAAAATCGGCAGGGCAGGAATTAAGAATTACTGAAAAACAAAAAATAAAATGCGGTTATGCGCATTTTAATGAGTTTGAAGATGTAAAATACAGACAAGTAGCAACAGTAGGTGAGTTGGATTAG
- a CDS encoding YkgJ family cysteine cluster protein: protein METNINKIKELSKKKEDENWEFRSFLKGCDISSKKIDTIMHKLYRKISSEIDCKTCANCCKEILPTLDHEDIEKLSKGLGISAIQFSDQYLVKDGESEKFVFNKKPCPFLKDNSCSCHAYRPKDCISYPHLHKNDFVFRLINVIDNCSFCPIVFNVYECLKDEIWHSSGFDDFNDFM, encoded by the coding sequence ATGGAAACCAATATTAATAAAATTAAGGAATTATCAAAGAAAAAAGAGGATGAAAATTGGGAATTTCGATCTTTTCTGAAAGGATGTGATATTTCATCTAAAAAGATAGACACAATTATGCATAAATTATATCGTAAAATATCTTCAGAGATAGATTGTAAAACTTGTGCAAATTGCTGCAAAGAAATATTGCCTACTCTAGACCATGAAGATATCGAAAAACTCTCGAAAGGTTTAGGAATTTCTGCTATCCAATTCAGTGACCAATATTTGGTTAAGGACGGAGAATCAGAGAAATTCGTATTTAACAAAAAACCGTGTCCTTTCCTAAAGGATAATTCATGTTCATGTCATGCTTATCGTCCTAAGGATTGCATATCCTATCCCCATCTGCATAAAAACGATTTTGTTTTTAGACTGATAAATGTGATAGATAATTGTTCATTTTGTCCAATTGTATTTAATGTCTATGAATGTCTGAAAGATGAAATTTGGCATTCCAGTGGCTTTGATGATTTTAATGATTTCATGTAA
- a CDS encoding DUF86 domain-containing protein, giving the protein MPWLEDKIRLQHILEEANEVRKFSKGYSFDDLANDSKTVHAIIRAIEIIGEAASKISEEYKDKHPEIHWGQIIGMRNHLIHVYFDIDYDTVWNTVQKDIPELIKMATKLLA; this is encoded by the coding sequence ATGCCTTGGCTTGAAGACAAAATCCGATTGCAACATATCCTTGAAGAAGCAAATGAAGTAAGAAAATTTTCTAAAGGCTATTCTTTTGATGATTTAGCAAATGACAGCAAAACAGTACATGCTATCATTCGTGCTATAGAAATTATCGGTGAGGCAGCATCCAAAATATCTGAAGAATACAAAGATAAACATCCTGAAATTCACTGGGGGCAAATTATAGGAATGCGTAATCACCTGATACATGTATACTTCGATATTGATTATGATACCGTTTGGAATACCGTTCAAAAAGACATTCCTGAATTAATAAAAATGGCAACTAAACTTCTTGCATAA